From the Quercus lobata isolate SW786 chromosome 6, ValleyOak3.0 Primary Assembly, whole genome shotgun sequence genome, one window contains:
- the LOC115950582 gene encoding uncharacterized protein LOC115950582 isoform X2: protein MDKIMDALEFLTRSAAVQDHVIKNLLQVLPLSSATAVDTRFKKAVLLRTIQSEVSNATVIETTLQVLELIEEMDRNDGVEIGELLKAAYFAATVECTVKYLALEGINGKYFEAVKRVWRGRIGNLEKSGNRSELVRDNAELTRWKNDLEAALWDAKVAKRLMNLNTRAEALQKLRAFLGEAWALMGSSFIEAAAATSNGAGELAAEQEVAAWVPELAANEEDKLVAGKAWLYYTSDGG from the exons atggacaaAATTATGGACGCATTGGAATTCCTAACGCGAAGCGCGGCGGTGCAAGACCACGTCATCAAGAACCTCCTCCAAGTTCTCCCGCTCTCCTCCGCCACCGCCGTAGACACTCGATTCAAGAAGGCCGTCCTCCTCCGCACAATCCAATCCGAGGTATCCAACGCAACGGTCATCGAGACGACGCTCCAGGTGCTAGAACTGATCGAAGAGATGGACCGAAACGACGGTGTGGAGATCGGAGAGTTGTTGAAGGCGGCGTATTTCGCGGCAACGGTGGAGTGTACGGTGAAGTACTTGGCTTTGGAGGGAATCAATGGGAAGTACTTCGAGGCGGTGAAGAGAGTGTGGAGGGGCAGAATCGGTAATTTGGAGAAATCGGGGAACAGGAGCGAGTTGGTTAGGGATAACGCCGAGTTGACTCGGTGGAAGAACGATTTGGAGGCGGCGCTTTGGGATGCCAAAGTTGCGAAGAGGTTGATGAATTTGAATACAAGGGCCGAGGCTCTGCAAAAGCTTAGGGCTTTTTTAGGGGAGGCTTGGGCACTCATGGGCTCTTCCTTTATTGAAGCAGCGGCGGCTACGAGCAATGGAGCCGGTGAATTGGCGGCGGAGCAAGAGGTGGCGGCCTGGGTTCCGGAGTTGGCGGCGAATGAAGAGGATAAACTTGTAGCAGGGAAAG CTTGGTTATACTACACCAGTGATGGCGGTTAA
- the LOC115950582 gene encoding uncharacterized protein LOC115950582 isoform X1, with protein sequence MDKIMDALEFLTRSAAVQDHVIKNLLQVLPLSSATAVDTRFKKAVLLRTIQSEVSNATVIETTLQVLELIEEMDRNDGVEIGELLKAAYFAATVECTVKYLALEGINGKYFEAVKRVWRGRIGNLEKSGNRSELVRDNAELTRWKNDLEAALWDAKVAKRLMNLNTRAEALQKLRAFLGEAWALMGSSFIEAAAATSNGAGELAAEQEVAAWVPELAANEEDKLVAGKVSGFKRSLLRVQVSGF encoded by the exons atggacaaAATTATGGACGCATTGGAATTCCTAACGCGAAGCGCGGCGGTGCAAGACCACGTCATCAAGAACCTCCTCCAAGTTCTCCCGCTCTCCTCCGCCACCGCCGTAGACACTCGATTCAAGAAGGCCGTCCTCCTCCGCACAATCCAATCCGAGGTATCCAACGCAACGGTCATCGAGACGACGCTCCAGGTGCTAGAACTGATCGAAGAGATGGACCGAAACGACGGTGTGGAGATCGGAGAGTTGTTGAAGGCGGCGTATTTCGCGGCAACGGTGGAGTGTACGGTGAAGTACTTGGCTTTGGAGGGAATCAATGGGAAGTACTTCGAGGCGGTGAAGAGAGTGTGGAGGGGCAGAATCGGTAATTTGGAGAAATCGGGGAACAGGAGCGAGTTGGTTAGGGATAACGCCGAGTTGACTCGGTGGAAGAACGATTTGGAGGCGGCGCTTTGGGATGCCAAAGTTGCGAAGAGGTTGATGAATTTGAATACAAGGGCCGAGGCTCTGCAAAAGCTTAGGGCTTTTTTAGGGGAGGCTTGGGCACTCATGGGCTCTTCCTTTATTGAAGCAGCGGCGGCTACGAGCAATGGAGCCGGTGAATTGGCGGCGGAGCAAGAGGTGGCGGCCTGGGTTCCGGAGTTGGCGGCGAATGAAGAGGATAAACTTGTAGCAGGGAAAG TTTCAGGTTTTAAAAGGTCCCTTCTTAGAGTTCAAGTTTCAGGCTTTTGA